The Argiope bruennichi chromosome 9, qqArgBrue1.1, whole genome shotgun sequence genome contains a region encoding:
- the LOC129985016 gene encoding glutamate receptor ionotropic, delta-1-like, whose protein sequence is MKFPSKLIVANIPGKHFLQVDLKTGGQQQLIGIEGRFLDEVSKALHSSLEIIVSEDGEIGRKGPDGNWTGIIGLVQRDEADLAMNFLAITEERLTAVDFSTIYTVDATTFVIGRPSPLPPTLAYLYPFELSLWVSLAFMLFLMPWFILLLTNTKSSYFCLILDLFGNFVNQDMSIRDNSTRSRVLSISWIVFTYVISLSYSAVLLSFLSVPLYRQPVKNFQELSNAISKNELKAFLIRGSIIEYFLEHSQQKHLRYLGDTIKKEGWYTTLNNLNGLVANDHFAFIGPRVALKVLFGSDEHKIVLCHGTWLLQ, encoded by the coding sequence atgaaattcccATCTAAACTTATAGTAGCTAATATCCCTGGAAAACACTTTCTTCAAGTAGATTTGAAAACTGGCGGACAACAGCAACTCATCGGGATAGAAGGAAGATTTTTAGATGAGGTCTCAAAAGCTTTGCACTCTTCTTTGGAAATTATTGTATCTGAAGATGGCGAAATAGGACGGAAAGGACCTGACGGTAATTGGACAGGAATAATTGGCTTGGTGCAAAGGGATGAAGCGGATTTGGCTATGAATTTTTTGGCAATCACAGAAGAGCGTCTGACAGCTGTGGATTTCAGTACCATTTACACCGTGGATGCTACCACTTTTGTTATTGGAAGACCCAGTCCTTTACCACCAACTCTGGCTTACTTGTATCCTTTCGAGCTGAGTTTGTGGGTAAGCTTAGCCTTTATGTTGTTTCTTATGCCTTggtttattttactattaacaaACACTAAATCTTCGTATTTCTGtctaattttggatttatttggTAATTTTGTAAATCAAGATATGTCCATTAGAGATAACTCAACTCGAAGCAGGGTGCTTTCGATATCCTGGATTGTATTTACGTATGTGATATCTTTAAGTTACTCAGCTGTTCTGCTGTCATTCTTGAGTGTTCCTCTTTACAGGCAACCagtgaaaaattttcaagaaCTTTCAAACGCCATTAGCAAGAACGAGTTGAAAGCATTTTTGATCCGTGGGTCCATTATCGAATATTTCCTCGAACACTCCCAACAAAAGCATCTCAGATACCTTGGAGATACTATCAAAAAGGAAGGATGGTACACGACTTTAAATAATCTTAATGGGCTTGTTGCCAATGACCATTTTGCATTCATTGGTCCAAGAGTTGCTTTAAAAGTCCTTTTTGGATCAGATGAACACAAAATAGTCTTGTGTCATGGAACGTGGCTTTTGCAGTAA